A single genomic interval of Primulina huaijiensis isolate GDHJ02 chromosome 7, ASM1229523v2, whole genome shotgun sequence harbors:
- the LOC140981603 gene encoding uncharacterized protein has product MPPRRTVVRVPEQGSTSNDPMDVTPTHMETLLKKFQSFKPPTLKGTENSIDYEGWFDDIEKLLDSLDYIDERRVKLIGHRLYDVAKSWWLTTKRALELRGTVITWKIFKAEFYQRFFPVSYRKDKGAEFANLKQGQLNIEEYVAKFSTLLRFAPHIADNDEAVAV; this is encoded by the coding sequence atgcctcctcgaagaaccGTAGTTCGtgtgccagaacagggtagtacatCGAATGATCCAATGGATGTTACACCGACACATATGGAAACACTGTTAAAGAAATTTCAGTCGTTCAAACCGCCCACTTTGAAAGGCACAGAGAATTCTATTGACTACGAGGGCTGGTTTGATGATATTGAGAAGCTGTTAGATTCTCTTGACTATATAGATGAGCGTAGAGTCAAACTGATTGGACACCGGCTATACGATgttgcgaagagttggtggtTAACAACAAAGAGAGCTTTGGAACTGCGAGGTACGGTGATTACGTGGAAGATCTTCAAAGCCGAATTCTATCAACGTtttttcccagtatcgtacagaaaggacaagggtgcagagtttgccaatCTGAAACAGGGTcaattgaatattgaagaatatgtggccaaattctctaccttgttgcgtTTTGCTCCTCATATCGCTGATAATGATGAAGCCGTGGCTGTTTAG